A single genomic interval of Nostoc commune NIES-4072 harbors:
- a CDS encoding peptidylprolyl isomerase, with protein MSENFTISTSDIIHSLKLSCQIPDVVEAIASQSIITKAAQELRITVTPEELQQEGDALRFAKKLVKAKDTWTWLEKHHLSVNEFEELAYNKILSRKLANHLFSDQLEKHFYEHQLDYVAAVTYEVVFEDRDLALELFYALEEGEINFPEIARLYIPEPELRRAYGYQGLRYRKDFRPEIAAAVFAAAPPNALKPITTPKGVHLIWVEEIIQPQLDEQLRQKIITESFSHWLKQQINAMKIVTQIDSDANVRSQEELLDTSFTKTK; from the coding sequence ATGTCGGAAAATTTCACTATTTCAACCTCAGATATCATTCACAGCCTCAAACTTTCCTGCCAGATACCTGATGTAGTGGAGGCGATCGCTTCCCAAAGCATTATTACCAAAGCAGCTCAAGAGCTAAGAATTACAGTCACACCAGAAGAACTACAGCAAGAAGGAGATGCCTTAAGGTTTGCTAAGAAGCTTGTCAAAGCTAAAGACACCTGGACATGGCTAGAAAAACATCACCTGTCTGTGAATGAGTTTGAAGAATTAGCCTACAACAAAATCCTTTCGCGGAAGTTGGCAAATCATCTATTTTCTGATCAACTCGAAAAGCACTTTTATGAACACCAACTAGATTATGTCGCCGCCGTTACCTACGAAGTTGTCTTCGAGGATCGAGACTTGGCTTTAGAGCTTTTTTATGCCCTAGAAGAAGGCGAAATCAATTTTCCTGAAATTGCTCGTTTATATATTCCAGAACCAGAACTCCGCCGTGCTTATGGATATCAAGGACTTCGATACCGCAAAGATTTTCGTCCAGAGATTGCAGCAGCTGTATTTGCTGCTGCACCACCAAATGCTCTCAAACCGATTACGACTCCCAAAGGGGTGCATTTAATTTGGGTAGAAGAAATTATTCAACCCCAATTAGATGAACAATTGCGCCAAAAAATCATTACAGAGTCATTTTCTCATTGGTTAAAGCAACAAATTAACGCTATGAAAATTGTCACTCAGATAGACTCGGATGCAAACGTGCGATCGCAGGAGGAATTGCTAGATACGTCCTTTACTAAAACTAAATAG
- a CDS encoding peptidase domain-containing ABC transporter translates to MPPVLSGEHIGERLLYTLGAKLSEKELQNFLATMEIVEPPLAKQFWQSAQTNPGIYIILTGKVRLLDSSENLITTFGAWSVFGELTLFPEADFSPYVVRASTSLKLGYFRQDALQTLIDKYPNIRDRLFARAELWDLLLLCRQTSQLPCHTSLVPGMLKALSLFERQHLETGLTTQVSQDSELWLLYRGQLRHSEGHFLTPGTIFAQPKQGDWQATQPTIAYILKNDHRQAALEYLPELGNWGLGSGESGETRLIPPVVKSREKTSQSPKSKIIPFPQRDQQSQQQPKKARFYFPSPQVQVGHWWKRLTKSYPFYAQQSAADCGSACLVMIGNYWGKHFSINRLRDMTNVNRSGASLKAMATAAENLGFATRPVKATLDKLVEQPLPAIVHWEGNHFIVVYEITKKRVIVCDPALGQRSLTKAEFQAGWSGYALLLEPTALLQNTKNENTGFWKFFQLIKPHYRALLEIFAASILIQIFGLVTPVFTQLLLDRVLVQRSVTTLNAIGLGMIVFGLFGVAVNALRQYLLFHTANRVSIALLVGFIKHTFRLPLSYFESRFVGDIVSRIQENQKIQQFLTGQTLSILLDMLTLVVYLGLMFSYSWRMSLFVLCTVPPFFILALASTNILRRISREIFNAGAKEQSYLIESLSGIRTVRSLSIEQTVRWRWEELLNDLIKKGFNAQIIGNQLQILSGVIQTFVNTALLWYGATQVINGELTIGQLVAFNMLVGNVLSPFQRLSMLWNQLQEIVISTERINDVLEAEPEEDLETKPRKALGKLRGHISFHNVTFRYHSESETNVLENLNFEIQPEQMVAVVGRSGSGKTTLSKLILGLYPPTDGKLLIDGRDITSVSLRSLRSQIGVVDQDTFLFGGTIRENIAIAHPNASSEEIVQAAKYAGADEFIQKLPMGYESQIGESGGMLSGGQRQRLAIARALLGNPRLLLFDEATSHLDSESERIIQNNLKTILQGRTSVIIAHRLSTVRNADLILVLDQGVLVESGTHDELIAKKGHYYYLNQQQMAQVS, encoded by the coding sequence ATGCCACCCGTGCTTTCTGGGGAACATATAGGCGAAAGGCTCTTGTACACCTTGGGTGCAAAGCTTTCAGAAAAAGAATTACAAAACTTTTTGGCAACAATGGAAATTGTGGAGCCACCACTAGCAAAGCAGTTCTGGCAATCTGCACAGACGAATCCTGGTATCTACATTATCCTTACAGGTAAAGTCCGACTATTGGATAGCTCGGAAAATTTAATCACTACCTTTGGTGCATGGTCTGTTTTCGGCGAATTGACTCTTTTTCCTGAAGCTGACTTTAGTCCTTATGTAGTCAGAGCTTCGACAAGCTTAAAACTGGGCTATTTCAGACAAGACGCACTGCAAACATTGATAGACAAGTATCCTAATATTCGCGATCGCCTTTTTGCCCGTGCAGAACTTTGGGATTTGCTATTGTTATGTCGCCAAACCTCACAATTACCGTGCCATACTTCACTTGTACCAGGGATGCTCAAAGCTTTATCTCTCTTTGAGCGACAGCATTTAGAAACTGGTCTAACTACGCAAGTATCCCAAGATTCTGAGTTATGGCTATTGTACAGAGGTCAACTGCGGCATTCTGAAGGTCATTTTTTGACGCCAGGCACAATCTTTGCCCAACCAAAACAAGGTGATTGGCAGGCAACTCAACCAACAATTGCTTACATTCTCAAAAACGACCATCGGCAAGCAGCACTAGAATACTTGCCGGAGTTAGGGAATTGGGGACTGGGGAGTGGGGAGTCGGGAGAGACGCGATTAATCCCGCCTGTAGTAAAGAGTCGGGAAAAAACTTCCCAATCTCCAAAATCCAAAATCATTCCTTTTCCCCAGCGAGATCAGCAGTCACAACAACAACCAAAAAAAGCACGTTTTTACTTTCCCAGTCCCCAGGTGCAAGTGGGGCATTGGTGGAAACGCCTGACTAAGAGCTATCCCTTCTATGCCCAACAAAGCGCTGCTGATTGTGGCTCTGCTTGCTTAGTAATGATTGGTAACTATTGGGGCAAGCATTTTAGTATCAATCGCCTGCGGGATATGACCAACGTCAACCGCAGTGGTGCATCTCTAAAGGCTATGGCAACAGCAGCAGAAAACCTGGGTTTTGCCACCCGTCCGGTGAAAGCCACTCTTGATAAATTGGTAGAACAACCTTTACCTGCAATTGTCCACTGGGAAGGCAACCACTTCATCGTTGTCTATGAAATCACCAAAAAGCGGGTGATTGTATGTGATCCGGCTCTTGGTCAACGCAGCCTGACAAAAGCTGAATTTCAAGCAGGTTGGAGTGGTTATGCATTGTTACTGGAACCTACAGCTTTATTACAAAATACTAAAAACGAAAATACAGGTTTCTGGAAGTTTTTTCAGTTAATTAAACCTCACTATCGGGCACTATTAGAAATCTTTGCAGCTTCAATATTAATCCAAATATTTGGACTGGTAACGCCAGTCTTCACTCAGTTATTGCTCGATAGAGTACTTGTGCAACGTAGCGTTACAACCTTAAACGCCATTGGTTTGGGGATGATAGTTTTTGGGTTATTTGGTGTGGCTGTCAATGCTCTACGCCAATATCTTTTATTTCATACTGCCAACCGCGTTAGCATCGCTCTACTCGTAGGTTTTATCAAACATACCTTCCGCTTGCCCCTTTCTTATTTCGAGTCGCGTTTTGTTGGGGATATAGTCTCGCGCATCCAAGAAAACCAGAAAATTCAGCAATTCCTTACCGGTCAGACACTCTCCATTTTGCTGGATATGCTGACATTGGTAGTTTATCTGGGCTTGATGTTCTCCTATAGCTGGCGCATGTCATTATTCGTGCTGTGTACAGTACCGCCATTTTTTATCTTGGCGCTGGCTAGCACAAATATTTTGCGCCGCATCTCCAGAGAAATTTTTAATGCAGGCGCTAAAGAACAAAGCTATCTCATAGAATCCCTAAGTGGAATTCGTACCGTCCGCTCATTGTCAATTGAACAGACTGTGCGCTGGCGTTGGGAGGAACTGCTGAATGATTTAATCAAAAAAGGCTTTAATGCTCAGATAATTGGTAATCAGCTGCAAATTCTCAGTGGCGTTATCCAAACTTTTGTAAATACTGCATTGCTGTGGTACGGAGCGACTCAGGTAATTAATGGCGAACTGACGATTGGACAATTAGTTGCTTTCAATATGTTGGTGGGTAACGTCTTGAGTCCTTTCCAGAGGCTATCTATGCTGTGGAATCAATTGCAAGAAATTGTGATTTCCACCGAACGCATAAATGATGTGTTGGAGGCGGAACCAGAAGAAGACTTAGAAACTAAACCTCGGAAGGCGTTGGGTAAGCTTCGTGGTCACATTAGCTTTCATAATGTCACCTTTCGCTATCACTCAGAAAGTGAGACTAACGTCTTAGAAAATCTTAACTTTGAAATCCAGCCAGAACAGATGGTTGCAGTGGTGGGGCGCAGTGGTTCTGGAAAAACAACCCTGAGTAAATTGATTTTAGGTTTATATCCACCGACAGATGGCAAATTACTAATTGATGGTCGTGACATCACTAGTGTTTCGTTGCGATCGCTCCGTTCTCAAATCGGTGTTGTAGACCAAGATACCTTTCTCTTTGGTGGGACAATTCGAGAAAACATTGCGATCGCTCATCCAAATGCTTCTTCAGAAGAAATTGTCCAAGCAGCAAAATACGCCGGAGCCGATGAATTTATTCAAAAACTACCGATGGGTTACGAATCCCAAATTGGTGAAAGCGGCGGTATGCTTTCTGGTGGACAACGCCAACGCCTAGCGATCGCTCGTGCTTTGCTCGGAAATCCTCGATTATTACTATTTGATGAAGCCACCAGCCATCTAGATTCCGAATCAGAGCGAATCATTCAAAACAACCTCAAAACAATTCTTCAAGGACGCACAAGTGTAATCATTGCCCATCGCCTCTCTACAGTCCGCAACGCTGACTTGATTCTGGTTTTAGATCAAGGCGTTTTGGTAGAAAGTGGTACCCACGACGAATTAATCGCTAAAAAAGGTCATTATTACTACCTGAATCAACAACAAATGGCTCAAGTTAGTTGA
- a CDS encoding HlyD family efflux transporter periplasmic adaptor subunit, with protein sequence MPSPNRSSPVPQNETDEYQSYTQQEESVEVAEAESNSQDLYYGTEALLNALPRIWTRGLLYVLIGFAGLFLPWATLSKVDETGSARGRIEPKGATQKLDAQAAGSVKTVMVKEGDTVRAGQVLVELESDVLQTELQQSMSKLQGLQNRQSQLELLKNQLLMSTNLLEQQNKSQELEKIAQVNQAQQNLDAKLSSYDLQKLEKQALVKQAQQQIYTTRDDKQSAKNRLSIDSRQIERFSKLVYDGAVSATQIDQLKKEQQESKRLYSRAVSDIKQAEFRLAEELNRYQVTIKTLESDIKQAKLRLQEEQSSYKSLMQAGKLAVMKNQEQLKDLQAQITAVQSEVAQTRSQITSIKVQIQQRVVRSPINGVIFELPTTKSGAVVQLGQRIAQIAPKNADFVLRASMPNQDSGFLKVGMPVKVKFDAYPFQDYGIVPGKVTWISPDSKITQTPQGNIENYELEITLEQQYVENGNKRIPLGAGQTANAEVIIRQRRVIDFVLDPFKKLQKGGLEI encoded by the coding sequence ATGCCATCTCCCAATAGATCATCCCCAGTTCCTCAAAATGAAACAGATGAATACCAAAGTTACACACAGCAAGAGGAATCTGTAGAAGTTGCTGAGGCAGAAAGTAACAGTCAAGACTTGTACTACGGTACTGAAGCATTGCTCAATGCCTTACCTCGGATTTGGACTCGTGGTTTGTTGTATGTACTCATAGGCTTTGCTGGTCTTTTTTTACCTTGGGCAACTCTCTCGAAAGTAGATGAGACTGGTAGTGCTAGAGGGCGTATAGAACCTAAAGGCGCAACTCAAAAATTAGACGCTCAAGCTGCTGGGAGTGTCAAAACAGTTATGGTCAAAGAAGGAGATACAGTCAGAGCCGGCCAGGTTCTAGTAGAACTAGAGTCTGATGTCCTGCAAACGGAACTGCAACAAAGCATGAGCAAATTGCAAGGGCTACAAAATCGGCAATCGCAACTGGAATTGCTCAAAAATCAACTCCTAATGTCAACTAACCTTTTAGAGCAACAAAATAAATCCCAAGAATTAGAAAAAATAGCTCAAGTTAACCAGGCGCAGCAAAACCTAGATGCCAAACTGAGTAGCTATGACCTCCAAAAGTTAGAAAAACAAGCATTAGTTAAGCAAGCCCAGCAGCAGATTTACACCACTCGCGATGATAAGCAATCGGCTAAAAACCGTTTGAGTATAGATTCTAGGCAAATTGAACGCTTTAGCAAACTCGTTTACGATGGTGCAGTTTCTGCAACGCAAATTGATCAACTTAAAAAAGAACAACAAGAAAGTAAACGACTCTATAGCAGGGCTGTATCAGATATCAAACAAGCAGAATTCCGTTTAGCGGAAGAACTAAATCGTTATCAAGTAACTATCAAAACGTTAGAGTCGGATATCAAACAAGCAAAACTGCGACTACAAGAGGAACAAAGTAGCTATAAAAGTTTGATGCAAGCCGGGAAACTAGCTGTAATGAAAAATCAGGAACAGCTAAAAGACCTACAGGCGCAAATAACAGCAGTGCAATCAGAAGTCGCTCAGACTAGAAGCCAGATTACATCTATAAAAGTTCAAATACAGCAACGAGTGGTGCGATCGCCAATTAATGGGGTGATTTTTGAATTACCCACCACGAAATCGGGAGCAGTAGTACAACTCGGCCAAAGGATTGCCCAAATCGCACCCAAGAATGCAGATTTCGTACTCAGAGCTAGTATGCCTAATCAGGATAGTGGTTTTTTGAAGGTAGGAATGCCAGTTAAAGTCAAGTTTGATGCCTATCCCTTCCAAGACTATGGCATCGTACCAGGGAAAGTTACTTGGATCTCTCCTGACTCGAAAATTACCCAAACACCGCAAGGGAACATCGAAAACTATGAATTAGAAATCACCTTAGAGCAGCAATATGTTGAAAATGGCAACAAACGTATCCCATTAGGTGCCGGTCAGACAGCAAATGCTGAAGTGATCATTCGCCAACGGCGGGTGATTGATTTTGTTTTAGATCCGTTCAAAAAACTGCAAAAAGGCGGTTTAGAGATTTAG
- a CDS encoding calcium-binding protein, with protein sequence MATLEINDSNNIGGNNNADKIANLFSRSNDILTGRDRNNNTSGGGSLLLQGTSGNDLLSVPGGNTNTKDYTIFGLGGNDTLTGGGGNDKIFTGISGNSLLNGGDGNDRLFGNLGNDTLNGGSGDDELSGSLGDDLLNGDSGDDTLLGSLGNDTLNGGLGNDNLSGSAGDDLVFGDAGNDTLDGGQGSDVIFGGDGNDSLTGSLSGSPDAPQGFFEDYLVGGAGSDTLNGFGVTGGTSKGDGTVELFERDQLIGGGAVDGNGTVTNFSGDGVKDFFVLGDAKGAFYTAAGDKDYATILGFEKGIDELQLSPAVTYQLETASQITQLDTLIFAKLPGGNELIAIVAGVNLIN encoded by the coding sequence ATGGCAACTCTAGAAATAAATGACAGCAACAATATAGGAGGCAATAATAATGCTGATAAAATCGCGAATCTTTTTAGTCGTAGTAACGATATCTTGACCGGGAGAGACCGTAATAACAATACATCTGGAGGTGGGAGTCTTTTATTACAAGGAACTAGCGGCAACGATCTATTAAGTGTCCCAGGAGGAAACACTAATACCAAGGATTACACGATTTTTGGTCTTGGTGGCAACGATACTTTGACTGGGGGAGGTGGTAATGACAAGATATTTACAGGTATCAGTGGTAATTCCCTACTGAATGGGGGAGATGGGAATGACAGATTGTTTGGCAACCTCGGCAATGACACCCTGAATGGGGGTAGCGGTGATGATGAACTGAGTGGAAGTCTTGGTGATGACTTGCTCAATGGGGATAGCGGCGATGATACCCTCCTTGGAAGTCTCGGTAATGACACCCTAAATGGGGGACTCGGAAATGATAATCTCTCCGGAAGTGCAGGGGATGACTTGGTTTTTGGGGATGCTGGCAATGACACCCTCGATGGAGGTCAGGGTAGTGATGTAATATTTGGGGGCGATGGTAATGATAGTCTTACTGGAAGCCTTAGCGGCTCTCCTGATGCTCCTCAAGGATTCTTTGAGGACTATCTTGTAGGCGGTGCTGGTAGTGACACTCTGAATGGATTTGGCGTTACTGGAGGAACATCAAAAGGTGATGGGACAGTAGAATTATTTGAGAGAGATCAATTAATAGGTGGCGGTGCGGTTGACGGAAACGGCACCGTCACAAATTTTTCTGGCGATGGCGTGAAAGATTTCTTTGTGCTTGGGGATGCGAAAGGCGCTTTTTATACAGCTGCTGGCGACAAGGACTATGCTACTATTTTGGGCTTTGAGAAAGGTATTGATGAGTTGCAACTTAGTCCAGCTGTAACTTATCAACTTGAAACAGCTTCTCAGATAACTCAGCTTGATACTTTAATTTTCGCCAAACTTCCTGGCGGTAATGAGC